The following proteins come from a genomic window of Corynebacterium sp. P4-C1:
- the acnA gene encoding aconitate hydratase AcnA: MSESKNSFNAKKTLEVGGKSYDYYALDAVEGMEKLPYSLKVLGENLLRTEDGKNVTEEHIKAIANWDPSAEPSVEIQFTPARVLMQDFTGVPCVVDLATMREAVSSLGGNPDQVNPLNPAEMVIDHSVIIEAFGSESALDKNVEIEYERNEERYQFLRWGAENFSNFRVVPPGTGIVHQVNIEYLSRVVFDNDGVAYPDTCIGTDSHTTMENGLGILGWGVGGIEAEAAMLGQPVSMLIPRVVGFKLTGEIPVGVTATDVVLTVTEMLREHGVVQKFVEFYGDGVKEIPLANRATIGNMSPEFGSTCAIFPIDEETINYLHLTGRDQETIDRVEAYAKAQGMWLEQGAEEAEYSEYLELDLSTVKPSIAGPKRPQDRILLEESKDTFRKQLPDYNTAGEGQAEPVRAEKVEVVSYNESWPANGESAAEGAEGRASKPVIVESPQGGEYTLDHGMVAIAAITSCTNTSNPSVMVGAALLARKAAEKGLKAKPWVKTIMAPGSQVVDGYYNRADLWKDLEAVGFYLSGFGCASCIGNSGPLPNEVSDAINEYDLTATAVLSGNRNFEGRISPDVKMNYLASPLLVIAYAIAGTMDFDFESQPLGQDAEGNDVFLKDVWPSPEEIEGVIAETISREMYEKDYADVFKGDQQWQALDVPEGKTFSWNEDSTYIRKAPYFDGMPDQPEAVEDISGARVLAKLGDSVTTDHISPASSIKPGTPAANYLDDNGVARHDYNSFGSRRGNHEVMVRGTFANIRLRNQLVEDAGGYTLDFTQEGNPQAFIYDAAQNYAEKNIPLVVLAGKEYGTGSSRDWAAKGTNLLGVRAVITESFERIHRSNLIGMGVLPLQFPEGESHESLGLDGTETFDISGVTAFNEGDTIPETVHVTATKDGGETVEFDAKVRVDTPGEAEYYRHGGILQYVLRQMVKS, encoded by the coding sequence GTGTCTGAAAGCAAGAACTCCTTCAACGCCAAGAAGACGCTCGAGGTAGGCGGCAAGTCTTACGACTACTACGCCCTTGACGCGGTCGAAGGCATGGAGAAACTCCCTTACTCCCTCAAGGTGCTGGGCGAAAACCTCCTGCGCACCGAGGACGGCAAGAACGTCACCGAAGAGCACATCAAGGCTATCGCCAACTGGGACCCGTCGGCAGAGCCGTCCGTGGAAATCCAGTTCACCCCGGCCCGCGTCCTCATGCAGGACTTCACCGGTGTGCCCTGTGTCGTCGACCTTGCCACCATGCGTGAGGCCGTTTCCTCCCTCGGCGGCAACCCGGACCAGGTCAACCCGCTGAACCCGGCCGAGATGGTCATCGACCACTCCGTCATCATCGAGGCGTTCGGCTCCGAGAGCGCTCTGGACAAGAACGTCGAGATCGAGTACGAGCGCAACGAGGAGCGCTACCAGTTCCTGCGTTGGGGTGCGGAGAACTTCTCCAACTTCCGCGTTGTCCCGCCGGGAACCGGCATCGTCCACCAGGTCAACATTGAGTACCTGTCCCGCGTCGTCTTCGACAACGACGGCGTCGCATACCCGGACACCTGCATCGGCACCGACTCCCACACCACCATGGAGAACGGCCTGGGCATTCTGGGCTGGGGTGTCGGCGGCATCGAGGCTGAGGCAGCAATGCTCGGCCAGCCGGTGTCCATGCTCATCCCGCGCGTGGTCGGCTTCAAGCTGACCGGCGAGATCCCGGTCGGCGTCACCGCTACCGACGTCGTCCTGACCGTCACCGAGATGCTCCGCGAGCACGGTGTGGTCCAGAAGTTCGTCGAGTTCTACGGCGACGGCGTCAAGGAGATCCCTCTGGCCAACCGCGCGACCATCGGCAACATGTCGCCGGAGTTCGGCTCCACCTGCGCGATCTTCCCGATCGACGAGGAGACCATCAACTACCTGCACCTCACCGGCCGCGACCAGGAGACCATCGACCGCGTCGAGGCTTACGCCAAGGCTCAGGGCATGTGGCTCGAGCAGGGTGCGGAGGAAGCCGAGTACTCCGAGTACCTCGAGCTCGACCTGTCCACCGTCAAGCCGTCCATCGCAGGCCCGAAGCGCCCGCAGGACCGCATTCTGCTCGAGGAGTCCAAGGACACCTTCCGCAAGCAGCTGCCGGACTACAACACCGCTGGCGAAGGCCAGGCAGAGCCGGTCCGCGCCGAGAAGGTCGAGGTCGTCTCCTACAACGAGTCCTGGCCGGCGAACGGCGAGTCCGCCGCCGAGGGCGCTGAAGGCCGCGCCTCCAAGCCGGTCATCGTCGAATCCCCGCAGGGCGGCGAGTACACCCTCGACCACGGCATGGTCGCCATTGCTGCCATCACCTCCTGCACCAACACCTCCAACCCGTCCGTCATGGTCGGTGCGGCGCTGCTGGCGCGCAAGGCTGCGGAGAAGGGCCTGAAGGCCAAGCCGTGGGTCAAGACCATCATGGCTCCGGGTTCGCAGGTCGTCGACGGCTACTACAACCGTGCCGACCTCTGGAAGGACCTCGAGGCTGTCGGCTTCTACCTCTCCGGCTTCGGCTGCGCGTCCTGCATCGGTAACTCCGGCCCGCTGCCGAACGAGGTGTCCGACGCGATCAACGAGTACGACCTGACCGCCACCGCTGTGCTGTCCGGCAACCGTAACTTCGAGGGCCGCATCTCCCCGGACGTGAAGATGAACTACCTCGCGTCCCCGCTGCTCGTCATCGCATACGCGATCGCCGGCACCATGGACTTCGATTTCGAGTCTCAGCCACTCGGCCAGGACGCAGAGGGCAACGATGTCTTCCTGAAGGATGTCTGGCCGTCCCCGGAGGAGATCGAGGGCGTCATCGCCGAGACGATCTCCCGCGAGATGTACGAGAAGGACTACGCGGACGTCTTCAAGGGCGACCAGCAGTGGCAGGCACTCGACGTTCCGGAGGGCAAGACCTTCTCCTGGAACGAGGACTCCACCTACATCCGCAAGGCTCCGTACTTCGACGGTATGCCGGACCAGCCGGAGGCTGTCGAGGACATCAGCGGTGCCCGCGTTCTGGCGAAGCTGGGCGACTCGGTCACCACCGACCACATCTCCCCTGCTTCCTCCATCAAGCCGGGCACTCCGGCGGCGAACTACCTGGACGACAACGGCGTCGCCCGCCATGACTACAACTCCTTCGGTTCCCGCCGCGGTAACCACGAGGTCATGGTCCGCGGTACCTTCGCCAACATCCGTCTCCGCAACCAGCTCGTCGAGGATGCCGGCGGTTACACCCTGGACTTCACCCAGGAGGGCAACCCGCAGGCGTTCATCTACGATGCCGCCCAGAACTACGCCGAGAAGAACATCCCGCTGGTCGTCCTGGCCGGTAAGGAGTACGGCACCGGTTCTTCCCGCGACTGGGCTGCGAAGGGCACCAACCTGCTCGGCGTGCGCGCAGTCATCACCGAGTCCTTCGAGCGTATCCACCGCTCGAACCTGATCGGTATGGGCGTTCTGCCGCTGCAGTTCCCCGAGGGTGAGTCGCACGAGTCCCTGGGTCTGGACGGTACCGAGACGTTCGACATCTCCGGCGTCACCGCCTTCAACGAGGGCGACACCATCCCGGAGACCGTCCACGTCACCGCGACGAAGGACGGCGGCGAGACTGTCGAGTTCGACGCCAAGGTCCGCGTTGACACACCTGGTGAGGCCGAGTACTACCGCCACGGCGGCATTCTGCAGTACGTGCTGCGCCAGATGGTCAAGAGCTAA
- a CDS encoding DUF6676 family protein, which yields MDPSAPDFESLASQLNDDAVAFGTDNPVNAVLQENLLGALSDLEGRTNGSAGMVVLETTGQPAGQLRDLAQDLKDATGLDTVIVRTPASTAAVSGSLTRAQVEQGQYALISEPDYAAGVRAFGEEAAGFTVPWLAVICAVVIVAAVAVAVTLRTVRTGRR from the coding sequence ATGGATCCCAGCGCCCCCGACTTCGAGAGCTTGGCCTCGCAGCTTAACGACGACGCTGTCGCCTTCGGCACCGACAACCCCGTCAATGCCGTCTTGCAGGAGAACTTGCTGGGGGCACTTTCCGACCTGGAGGGGCGCACGAATGGCTCTGCAGGAATGGTAGTCCTCGAGACCACCGGCCAACCTGCTGGCCAGCTGCGCGACCTGGCCCAGGATCTAAAGGACGCAACGGGCCTCGACACCGTCATCGTCCGGACGCCTGCCTCGACCGCTGCCGTCAGTGGCAGTCTCACCCGGGCGCAGGTGGAGCAGGGGCAGTATGCGTTGATCTCCGAGCCTGATTACGCGGCCGGTGTCCGCGCCTTCGGGGAGGAAGCCGCGGGCTTCACCGTTCCGTGGCTTGCCGTGATCTGCGCTGTCGTCATCGTTGCGGCCGTCGCTGTGGCGGTCACCCTTCGTACTGTCCGCACCGGTCGGCGGTGA
- a CDS encoding DIP1281 family NlpC/P60 protein produces the protein MDFTVRSASARPRTFVKRTKLTFRSIVPAAACVATLSIASPSVEVSAQESPLTAIISEISRHEADVNRINLEIGNLREAVNQALVDLHDAQSLAEQARRGATEARKRLDETQADVERAQEELDEISRSSYRSSGANGTPVHADADARKDSLDRQTYLRKESEDKQRALEDLQRSRTEAANDESTLRQASRLADERAAAAEDAETNARDTLDSSLSALESQLSERDIASSELEQAQTELAEQRPEAAAAMGIGTEDPAQAPAAQSASETEPEAEHSSSEQSAQADETVEPSEAAQPGSSSATESPAVETETGTGTETETTAETGTDTQTTSTEEQPTVQSSEADTSESEPAEAATAAEAESSASSAEENSSAPQSSQAPSLEDFANPETVQTALDAFSKAVNQSQAEHASFEDPYQDSASGEAVSGDIASPSSSESADQEVAKSDEEEGTDVAGVLPEVDDAEKVSEKLRGTESASDGSRGQQIEAVIARAESQIGIPYVWGGGDANGATMGLDGQGYNGQAGFDCSGLVLYAYSGAGISLPHYTGYQYQRGTQIPVDQVERGDLLFWGNQGSQHVAIYLGDGMMLEAPQTGMNVQKTAVRRNGLAPMAVRLI, from the coding sequence GTGGATTTCACCGTCCGTTCCGCGTCCGCGCGGCCCCGCACGTTCGTTAAACGCACCAAGCTCACTTTTCGGTCGATCGTGCCAGCGGCTGCTTGCGTTGCGACGCTGTCTATCGCGAGCCCATCTGTCGAGGTCTCTGCTCAAGAATCGCCGCTGACCGCGATCATCTCCGAGATCTCCCGGCACGAGGCGGATGTCAACCGCATTAACCTAGAGATCGGCAATTTGCGCGAGGCTGTCAACCAGGCACTCGTTGATCTTCATGACGCTCAGTCGCTGGCGGAGCAGGCTCGGCGCGGCGCCACCGAGGCGCGGAAGCGTCTCGACGAGACCCAGGCCGATGTCGAGCGCGCCCAGGAGGAGCTGGATGAGATTTCCCGCTCTTCCTACCGTTCGAGCGGCGCTAACGGCACTCCCGTCCACGCCGATGCTGATGCGCGAAAGGATTCCCTCGACCGGCAGACTTATCTGCGCAAGGAATCAGAGGATAAGCAGCGTGCGCTCGAGGATCTCCAGCGTTCCCGCACGGAGGCCGCTAACGACGAGTCCACTCTACGTCAAGCTAGCAGGCTTGCCGACGAGCGCGCTGCCGCCGCCGAAGATGCCGAGACTAACGCCCGGGACACGCTCGACTCGTCCCTGAGCGCTCTGGAATCCCAGCTGTCGGAACGCGACATTGCTTCCTCCGAGCTGGAGCAGGCTCAGACAGAGCTGGCCGAGCAGCGCCCCGAGGCCGCCGCGGCGATGGGCATCGGAACGGAAGATCCGGCACAAGCGCCAGCGGCACAATCCGCTTCCGAGACGGAGCCGGAAGCGGAACACTCCTCGTCGGAGCAGAGCGCTCAAGCGGACGAGACTGTGGAGCCTTCTGAGGCTGCACAGCCTGGATCATCTTCGGCGACGGAATCTCCCGCTGTCGAGACTGAGACCGGGACCGGGACCGAGACCGAGACTACGGCTGAGACTGGGACTGACACTCAGACCACCTCCACTGAAGAGCAACCCACTGTGCAGTCCAGCGAGGCTGACACCTCTGAGTCGGAGCCCGCTGAGGCGGCAACGGCCGCGGAAGCCGAGTCTTCTGCGTCTTCTGCTGAGGAGAACTCTTCGGCTCCGCAGTCGTCCCAGGCTCCGTCCCTGGAGGACTTCGCCAATCCGGAGACTGTGCAGACTGCGCTCGACGCCTTCTCCAAGGCGGTGAACCAGTCCCAGGCGGAGCACGCCAGCTTCGAGGACCCGTACCAGGATTCTGCCTCGGGGGAGGCGGTGTCGGGGGATATCGCGTCTCCGTCGTCAAGCGAGAGCGCTGATCAAGAGGTCGCGAAATCCGACGAGGAAGAGGGAACCGACGTCGCCGGTGTGCTGCCTGAGGTCGACGACGCGGAGAAGGTCTCCGAGAAGTTGCGCGGCACCGAGTCCGCATCAGACGGCTCACGTGGGCAGCAGATCGAAGCGGTCATTGCCCGGGCCGAATCCCAGATCGGCATACCGTACGTGTGGGGCGGCGGCGACGCCAACGGCGCCACGATGGGTCTCGACGGTCAGGGCTACAACGGCCAAGCCGGATTCGACTGCTCGGGTCTGGTGCTCTACGCCTACTCCGGTGCGGGCATCTCGCTGCCGCACTACACCGGCTACCAGTACCAGCGCGGAACCCAGATTCCGGTCGACCAAGTTGAGCGCGGTGACCTCCTGTTCTGGGGCAACCAGGGCAGCCAGCACGTGGCTATCTACCTCGGTGACGGCATGATGCTGGAGGCACCCCAGACCGGAATGAACGTGCAGAAGACCGCGGTGCGCCGAAACGGTCTCGCACCGATGGCAGTCCGTTTGATCTAG
- a CDS encoding ferrochelatase → MSDSQFDALLVLSFGGPEGEDEVIPFLENVTRGRGIPRERLAEVGEHYFNFGGVSPINGQNREIIANLEAAIADRGDELPVYFGNRNWHPFAADAVDQIAADGHKHVAVFATSAWGGYSACRQYDEDIVKLREVHPEIEFTKLWQFYGHPTFIKLMADQVRAAWESADQKSTRVLFAAHSVPNAADDASGGPTDQNLYSRQVAEASRLIALEAGVPDYEVVWQSRSGDPRTPWLEPDVVDRTEEIDDAGEGVKHIICVPVGFITDHMEVIWDLDTELKEACEERGITLTRTPTVGLDPVFAQLILDLLDNTAAGTEPESLSTITVQGCTLNGAPCKEGCCAPQRPKPAAAAPAS, encoded by the coding sequence ATGTCTGATAGCCAATTCGATGCACTCCTCGTCCTTTCCTTCGGCGGCCCCGAGGGAGAAGACGAGGTCATTCCTTTTTTGGAGAATGTCACCCGCGGACGCGGCATCCCGCGCGAGCGTCTCGCCGAAGTGGGCGAGCACTATTTCAACTTCGGTGGTGTGAGCCCGATCAACGGGCAGAACCGCGAAATCATCGCGAATCTCGAGGCGGCCATCGCCGATCGGGGCGACGAACTTCCGGTGTATTTCGGCAACCGTAACTGGCACCCGTTCGCGGCGGATGCAGTGGACCAGATCGCGGCGGACGGTCACAAGCACGTCGCCGTGTTCGCCACCTCGGCGTGGGGCGGGTACTCGGCGTGCCGCCAGTACGACGAGGACATCGTGAAGCTGCGCGAGGTGCACCCGGAGATCGAGTTCACGAAGCTGTGGCAGTTCTACGGCCACCCGACCTTCATCAAGCTCATGGCCGACCAGGTTCGCGCCGCCTGGGAGTCCGCGGACCAGAAGTCCACCCGTGTGCTCTTCGCCGCCCACTCGGTGCCGAACGCGGCCGATGACGCTTCGGGCGGCCCCACCGACCAGAACCTCTATTCCCGTCAGGTCGCCGAGGCCTCCCGCCTAATCGCGCTCGAGGCGGGCGTGCCGGACTACGAGGTCGTGTGGCAGTCCCGTTCCGGCGACCCGCGCACCCCATGGCTCGAGCCGGACGTAGTGGACCGAACCGAGGAAATCGATGATGCGGGCGAGGGTGTCAAGCACATCATTTGCGTGCCGGTCGGTTTCATCACCGACCACATGGAGGTCATTTGGGACCTCGACACCGAGCTCAAGGAAGCGTGCGAGGAACGTGGCATCACCCTCACCCGAACGCCGACGGTGGGCTTGGACCCGGTATTCGCGCAGCTCATTCTCGATCTGCTCGATAACACGGCCGCAGGCACGGAGCCCGAGAGCTTGTCGACGATCACTGTCCAGGGCTGCACCCTCAACGGGGCACCGTGCAAGGAAGGCTGCTGCGCTCCTCAGCGACCGAAGCCGGCAGCGGCTGCGCCGGCATCGTAG
- a CDS encoding DUF3097 domain-containing protein, whose amino-acid sequence MSGFNRNADPYGGDIFAGHPRKKPKVYPQVEATGDIVAEVFGDDFVGLVVGLERTYDGDFVRLEDRRGTQRLFKMLPGAFLVEGERVTLTRPAVKQEARRSNSGSRRVENVQAKVAMPSRIWVEGVHDAAIVEKVWGHDLRVEGVVVEFLEGLDNLPERLAEFEPGPGRRIGVLADHLIDGSKESRLVADVGPHVLVTGHPYVDIWAAVKPERLGLRAWPDVPKGEDWKTGICRRVGWSDPREGWNRVYNAVETFRDLDHTLIGAVERLVDFVTTPELPKESF is encoded by the coding sequence ATGAGCGGATTCAACAGGAACGCAGACCCGTACGGTGGAGATATTTTCGCCGGTCACCCCCGCAAAAAGCCGAAGGTGTACCCGCAGGTGGAAGCGACGGGCGACATCGTCGCGGAGGTTTTCGGCGACGACTTCGTGGGACTCGTCGTGGGGCTGGAGCGCACGTACGACGGCGATTTCGTTCGCCTGGAGGACCGGCGCGGGACACAGAGGCTGTTCAAGATGCTCCCCGGCGCGTTCCTCGTGGAGGGGGAGAGGGTGACGCTGACGCGGCCCGCAGTCAAGCAGGAAGCGCGCCGTTCGAATTCGGGGTCGCGGCGTGTGGAGAACGTTCAGGCGAAGGTCGCAATGCCCTCGCGCATCTGGGTCGAGGGCGTGCACGACGCGGCGATCGTGGAGAAGGTGTGGGGCCACGACCTGCGCGTTGAAGGCGTTGTCGTGGAGTTCCTCGAGGGGCTAGACAACCTGCCCGAGCGTCTCGCTGAATTCGAGCCGGGGCCGGGGCGCCGTATCGGAGTGCTCGCCGATCACCTCATCGACGGGTCGAAGGAGTCGCGCCTCGTCGCGGATGTTGGGCCGCACGTGCTGGTCACAGGTCACCCGTACGTGGATATTTGGGCGGCGGTGAAGCCGGAGCGCCTCGGCCTGCGCGCGTGGCCCGACGTGCCCAAGGGCGAGGATTGGAAGACAGGTATCTGCCGCCGCGTGGGCTGGTCCGATCCGCGGGAGGGGTGGAACCGTGTGTACAACGCAGTTGAGACGTTCCGCGACCTCGACCACACGCTCATCGGCGCGGTCGAGCGGCTCGTCGACTTCGTCACCACACCGGAGTTGCCCAAAGAAAGCTTTTGA
- a CDS encoding NfeD family protein — protein MGTVIWLIVTLVLAGLELAAGEFTFLMLAGGALTTAGASLFGIPLWAEIVTFGLASGALILFLRPWLHRRYKKSSALDTSPKALVGASAEVLEDITQSGGQVRLDGSIWSARAINPALTIPAGEHVTVADIDGPTAVVWKE, from the coding sequence GTGGGAACAGTTATTTGGCTCATTGTCACGCTCGTTCTCGCCGGCCTTGAGTTAGCGGCGGGCGAGTTCACCTTCCTCATGCTCGCCGGGGGTGCGTTGACCACCGCTGGCGCAAGTCTGTTCGGCATTCCGCTGTGGGCGGAGATCGTGACATTCGGGCTCGCGTCCGGTGCCCTCATCCTGTTTCTCCGCCCGTGGTTGCATCGCCGGTACAAGAAATCGTCGGCACTGGACACCTCCCCGAAGGCGCTGGTCGGCGCCTCGGCGGAGGTGCTGGAGGACATTACGCAGTCCGGCGGCCAAGTTCGCCTCGACGGTTCGATCTGGTCGGCCCGCGCCATCAACCCCGCTTTGACCATCCCCGCCGGTGAGCACGTCACCGTCGCTGATATCGACGGCCCGACCGCCGTCGTCTGGAAGGAGTGA
- a CDS encoding SPFH domain-containing protein → MTPTLVLLLVLFLFIVVVVFRAIALIPQGEAAVIERLGRYTRTVSGGITLLIPFVDRVRERVDTRERVVSFPPQAVITQDNLTVAIDTVVTFQINDPARAIYGVDNYIVGVEQISTATLRDVVGGMTLEETLTSRETINRRLRGELDAATAKWGLRISRVELKAIDPPPSIQQSMEMQMKADREKRAMILTAEGRRESDIKTAEGEKQARILSAEGEKHAAILAAEAERQATILRAEGERAAKFLEAQGEARAIQKVNAAIKSSGVTPELLAFQYMEKLPKIAEGNGSTMWMIPSQFGDSLEEFAKAFAKKDDDGVFRYEPGQIDQEAREIATQEDTDAWFETNTDPEIAKAVAEARAVANKPVGSSLDEATTGTGNAAPGTPASGGISSRVTSGDPEPTTPASEAPRHEQPAEPVQPGQYAQPPQPRPQFEQPGFPPQMPNQRPQQP, encoded by the coding sequence ATGACCCCAACGCTTGTTCTACTGCTCGTCTTATTCCTCTTCATCGTCGTCGTCGTTTTCCGCGCCATCGCCCTGATCCCGCAGGGTGAGGCAGCTGTGATCGAGCGCCTCGGCCGCTACACCCGCACGGTTTCCGGCGGCATCACGCTTCTCATCCCGTTCGTGGACAGGGTCCGTGAGCGTGTGGACACACGCGAGCGCGTGGTGTCGTTCCCGCCGCAGGCCGTGATCACGCAGGACAATTTGACCGTGGCCATCGACACGGTGGTGACGTTCCAGATCAACGACCCGGCCCGCGCCATTTACGGTGTGGATAACTACATCGTGGGCGTGGAGCAGATCTCCACGGCGACGCTCCGCGACGTCGTCGGCGGCATGACCCTCGAGGAAACCCTGACCTCCCGAGAAACCATCAACCGCCGTCTGCGCGGCGAGCTGGATGCCGCCACCGCCAAGTGGGGCCTGCGCATCAGCCGAGTTGAACTCAAGGCGATCGATCCGCCACCGTCCATTCAGCAGTCCATGGAGATGCAGATGAAGGCGGATCGCGAGAAGCGCGCCATGATTCTCACCGCCGAGGGCCGCCGCGAGTCCGACATCAAGACCGCCGAGGGCGAGAAGCAGGCGCGCATCCTGTCGGCTGAGGGCGAGAAGCACGCGGCGATCCTCGCCGCGGAAGCAGAGCGCCAGGCGACTATTCTGCGCGCAGAGGGTGAGCGCGCGGCGAAATTCCTCGAGGCGCAGGGTGAGGCGCGCGCGATCCAGAAGGTCAACGCCGCCATCAAGTCCTCCGGGGTCACTCCCGAGCTGCTGGCGTTCCAGTACATGGAGAAGCTGCCGAAGATCGCCGAGGGCAACGGCTCCACGATGTGGATGATCCCGTCGCAGTTCGGCGATTCGCTGGAGGAATTCGCCAAGGCCTTCGCCAAGAAGGACGATGACGGTGTGTTCCGCTACGAGCCGGGCCAGATCGACCAGGAAGCCCGCGAGATTGCCACGCAGGAAGACACCGACGCGTGGTTCGAGACCAACACAGACCCCGAGATCGCCAAGGCCGTCGCCGAAGCCCGCGCAGTGGCGAACAAGCCGGTGGGCTCCTCACTCGACGAAGCGACGACGGGTACTGGAAACGCAGCTCCGGGTACCCCGGCCAGCGGCGGCATTTCCAGCCGGGTGACCTCCGGTGACCCTGAGCCGACCACCCCCGCCTCCGAGGCCCCGCGCCATGAGCAGCCGGCAGAGCCCGTCCAACCGGGCCAGTACGCGCAGCCGCCCCAGCCGCGGCCGCAATTCGAGCAGCCGGGTTTCCCGCCCCAGATGCCTAACCAGCGTCCCCAGCAGCCCTAG
- a CDS encoding MarR family transcriptional regulator, translating into MIAVHARYRGRDSRRADLVKRSAEALSTLDGVGHFDVVGVEDIRAHVDNAEAACMLVMALLSDGDWAIGIGITENGPAVYAATDAVGRKAGLVRVVVDKREPGTDAADIASAFALLGHVLAKRTVEGREATSLVRSGLNQNEAAAQLGISKQAMSQRLQAAGWQAEQAGWQLAVNLMSRAAGDAG; encoded by the coding sequence ATGATTGCCGTCCATGCCCGCTACCGTGGCCGCGATTCCCGTCGCGCCGACCTTGTGAAGCGCTCCGCTGAAGCCTTGTCCACCCTCGACGGGGTCGGCCACTTCGATGTCGTAGGGGTGGAGGACATCCGAGCGCACGTGGACAACGCGGAGGCCGCCTGCATGCTCGTGATGGCCTTGCTTTCCGACGGCGACTGGGCCATCGGCATCGGCATCACCGAGAACGGCCCCGCCGTCTACGCCGCGACGGATGCGGTGGGAAGGAAGGCGGGGCTGGTGAGGGTTGTCGTCGATAAGCGGGAGCCCGGGACGGACGCCGCTGATATCGCCTCAGCGTTCGCGCTGCTCGGCCATGTGCTGGCAAAGCGCACCGTCGAGGGCCGGGAGGCCACGTCGCTGGTGCGCTCGGGGCTGAACCAGAATGAGGCCGCGGCTCAGCTCGGGATTTCGAAACAGGCCATGAGCCAGCGCCTGCAGGCCGCCGGGTGGCAGGCCGAGCAGGCGGGCTGGCAGCTGGCCGTCAACTTGATGTCTAGGGCTGCTGGGGACGCTGGTTAG